A window of Rosa rugosa chromosome 7, drRosRugo1.1, whole genome shotgun sequence genomic DNA:
CAAACTAACCTGATTCACAACTTTTTCTTTCTCATTATCTTCTGGCTTGATGCAGTAAACGTAGAAAACGATATTGGTCACCATGTTGAACAACAAAACCAGCATGAATAAAACTGATGCTGGTAAAATTCGAAACAGAAATTCCCAATTCACCATCTTCCACCAACCACCATGACTCAGATCATCATTCAAACTCAACTGGACTTCCAGAATCCAACTACTAAAGAGTCCTAAAATAATGGCAAAACTACCATAGACCAATAATATAGACAAAGCCAACATTTTCTTTCCCTTCATTAATAAGCTGCTTCTTCTCAAAGACTCCAGCAGTCCGCCCGATTCTACTACAATAATAGATGGTGCAAGGTTCCACTCTAAGTGGAGATTAAGACAACCGAGCACTAAAACAACATAAAAGATATCTATGTCACTTTTCTCAGTTCCTCTAAGCCCCTTAAACAAAATTTGGCCAAAGTGAACCAGATTAAACAAACTAACAATGTTGGGAACAAAGATTAGGATCACACCTAGCAGAGGGAAAAAGGAGATACACAAAGATTTAAACATGGCGTATATTGTATCGAGCGGACCGCATTTGATGAAACGGCTACGGCTATAAAAGCAATGAAATACGACGTATGTGATTGACCAGAGACCCAAGAGATAATAGAGAAATCCCCACAAGGAAAAGATGTGGGTGAAGAATGAGAAAGCAAGAGCAAGTAGAGTCTCCGACTGGTATTGATCAGGAAAGGGATGCTCGGCTTTGAGGAGGCTTTGGCGGGTCGGGTGGGATATGGAGGAAAAACATTTTGGGAAGAGGAAGATAAGGGAGAGAAATAGCAGCAGTAGATAATCTGCTTTGAGTATCCGGACGCACTCGCTCAGCACCGACAACACTGTCAGACGGCGCAATTCTACGGCGGCCGTATTCGAACTTAAGGGTTCTGCACTTGCCATGCTTAGTTTGTGATTTGTGAATGTGATGGACGAGGGTTTTTCTATCAAAAAAACAGTACATATGtatggaaaataaaaataaataaaaaaaaac
This region includes:
- the LOC133723656 gene encoding uncharacterized protein LOC133723656 — protein: MASAEPLSSNTAAVELRRLTVLSVLSECVRILKADYLLLLFLSLIFLFPKCFSSISHPTRQSLLKAEHPFPDQYQSETLLALAFSFFTHIFSLWGFLYYLLGLWSITYVVFHCFYSRSRFIKCGPLDTIYAMFKSLCISFFPLLGVILIFVPNIVSLFNLVHFGQILFKGLRGTEKSDIDIFYVVLVLGCLNLHLEWNLAPSIIVVESGGLLESLRRSSLLMKGKKMLALSILLVYGSFAIILGLFSSWILEVQLSLNDDLSHGGWWKMVNWEFLFRILPASVLFMLVLLFNMVTNIVFYVYCIKPEDNEKEKVVNQSQL